One window of the Candidatus Jettenia sp. genome contains the following:
- a CDS encoding radical SAM protein, with protein sequence MINLRYAVNPRKHILILRLITTFLGIMLLKLRPLRYVDFAIDYHCNLKCDHCFKTSLEKDGARRGMRRLTIEDYRRIANDCMALGVVNFSFQGGELFLCKDWEKIIEACKPWKNVISVTTNGTMLTEGNLDRLKKVGVDILTVSLDSGIPEEHDRFRGVKGTYGKVIQGIESALKKGFNITIGTTVSHTNLKTEGIQKIVEMAVERKFILNLILAVPAGKWQENYDVLITDEDVNYIRELTAKSPYIRTDFEANFVRWGCGAMKEIIYLTPYGDVLACPFMHISFGNALDESIAVIRSRALKNRYLKDYHSKCLVAEDREFIDRYLSKTFTHEDLPMHSELVFNKVASQSDVVVGQP encoded by the coding sequence ATGATTAATTTAAGGTATGCCGTTAACCCAAGGAAGCATATCCTGATTTTAAGATTAATAACTACTTTTTTAGGGATTATGCTTCTTAAACTGAGACCTCTGAGATATGTCGATTTTGCAATTGATTACCATTGTAACCTTAAGTGTGATCATTGCTTCAAGACAAGTCTCGAAAAAGACGGGGCAAGGCGGGGAATGAGGAGACTTACAATAGAAGACTATAGGAGAATAGCGAATGATTGTATGGCGCTTGGCGTGGTAAATTTCTCTTTCCAGGGAGGAGAGCTTTTTTTATGTAAGGACTGGGAGAAGATTATAGAAGCATGTAAGCCGTGGAAAAATGTCATATCAGTTACCACAAACGGAACCATGCTTACAGAAGGGAATTTAGATCGTTTAAAGAAGGTTGGGGTAGATATTTTGACGGTAAGTCTCGATAGCGGAATACCTGAAGAACATGACCGCTTTAGAGGTGTAAAGGGGACTTACGGGAAGGTGATACAGGGAATAGAATCTGCATTGAAAAAGGGATTCAATATCACAATAGGGACTACGGTGTCCCATACGAATCTGAAAACTGAAGGGATTCAAAAGATTGTAGAGATGGCAGTAGAGAGAAAGTTTATTCTCAATTTGATACTTGCCGTTCCAGCAGGTAAATGGCAAGAAAATTACGACGTCTTGATTACTGATGAAGACGTGAATTATATAAGAGAGTTAACAGCTAAATCCCCATATATAAGGACGGATTTTGAGGCAAATTTTGTTCGTTGGGGTTGCGGGGCAATGAAAGAGATAATCTATTTGACACCGTATGGCGATGTGTTGGCATGTCCATTTATGCATATAAGTTTTGGGAATGCATTGGATGAATCTATAGCTGTAATACGATCCAGGGCATTAAAAAATAGGTATTTGAAAGATTATCATAGCAAATGTCTGGTCGCAGAGGATAGAGAATTTATAGATAGATATTTGTCTAAGACTTTTACACACGAAGATCTCCCAATGCACAGCGAACTGGTATTTAATAAAGTTGCTTCACAAAGCGACGTGGTTGTAGGGCAACCCTAG
- a CDS encoding glycosyltransferase family 39 protein — protein sequence MRGCLRFLFSSNRMKLKLGIVLSLAAIFYSVALFPDILGLYHDDAIYAVTAKALAEGKGYRIISLPESPVQISYPIFYPAVLSLVWHVFPRFPENIIVLKAPSIIFTLLFLFLVYFYLVRKNYASPSMALLIVIMTAFNPWMVWAATMVMSEALYCLVSLLSLWAIELFVSNTRGYKHLLYLTLAGVSIAISIMTRSIGISILGAAFLYLFFHRKRSIKEILLPALQLLLVVLLFLSPWIIWTVLQYVHHSHREVLPYSIAFRSYGSAVNSLSQEFGIIFFFKIFFINIYRCFLGAVPNLLLPGVDIGKIEHLNFLTDYIHLFCIVILCAALSLSFMIPLARDFILRKYSLVTMHILFLMMIILFWPFEPDRFLIPVLPFILLYFINGFSYLMEKFKYFYRDKVPLVISKLPWLIPLSFFTLNCGLALAQECTHIVRSGRSSEWVEKKKIFQWIKENTGSDDIVATSVSPALYLYTGRKSIPSIVGMDLNDLSKFSSDIVTKNFKNLLEYANNKNVYLVKIAYFSPAFEHMIDRLAIKYPDHVLLMYTGKSMKYAIYKIIK from the coding sequence ATGAGGGGCTGTTTACGTTTCTTGTTTTCATCCAATAGGATGAAGTTAAAGCTTGGAATTGTTTTATCTCTTGCAGCTATATTCTATTCCGTAGCGCTTTTTCCAGATATCCTGGGCCTTTACCATGACGATGCAATATATGCCGTAACGGCAAAGGCATTGGCTGAGGGAAAGGGTTACCGGATTATCAGCCTGCCGGAATCCCCCGTTCAAATATCCTATCCTATCTTCTATCCGGCCGTACTTTCCCTGGTTTGGCACGTCTTTCCCCGGTTTCCTGAAAATATCATTGTCTTAAAGGCGCCTTCAATAATCTTTACATTACTCTTCCTCTTTTTAGTGTATTTCTATCTGGTTCGAAAGAACTATGCATCGCCCAGTATGGCATTATTAATAGTTATAATGACCGCTTTTAACCCATGGATGGTCTGGGCTGCAACCATGGTAATGTCTGAGGCATTGTATTGTCTGGTCTCTCTCCTTTCTTTATGGGCAATTGAATTATTTGTGTCAAATACCCGGGGTTATAAACATCTTCTTTATCTTACCCTTGCTGGAGTATCCATAGCTATTTCCATCATGACCCGTTCCATTGGTATTAGCATCCTGGGTGCTGCATTTCTTTATCTCTTTTTTCATAGGAAAAGATCCATAAAGGAGATATTGTTGCCTGCGCTACAGTTGCTGCTTGTCGTTCTCCTCTTTCTCTCACCGTGGATAATCTGGACAGTATTACAATATGTACATCATTCCCACCGTGAGGTGCTTCCCTACAGTATTGCTTTCCGCAGCTATGGCAGTGCAGTTAATTCGTTATCGCAGGAGTTCGGAATTATATTCTTCTTTAAGATATTTTTCATAAATATCTATCGATGCTTTTTAGGAGCTGTACCAAACTTGCTATTACCAGGAGTAGATATTGGCAAGATCGAACATCTTAATTTTCTTACAGATTATATCCATCTTTTTTGCATAGTCATCCTTTGTGCTGCTTTATCTCTTTCATTTATGATTCCACTAGCCAGAGATTTTATACTGAGGAAATATTCTCTTGTTACTATGCATATTCTTTTTCTTATGATGATCATTCTCTTCTGGCCTTTTGAACCTGACCGTTTTTTGATACCCGTACTACCATTTATTCTTTTATATTTTATCAATGGATTTTCTTATCTTATGGAAAAGTTTAAATATTTTTATCGGGATAAGGTTCCCTTAGTAATTTCAAAATTGCCGTGGCTTATACCTCTATCTTTTTTTACGCTAAATTGCGGCCTTGCTTTAGCACAGGAATGTACTCATATTGTACGTTCCGGGAGATCTTCAGAATGGGTTGAAAAGAAGAAGATATTCCAGTGGATAAAAGAAAATACGGGCAGTGATGACATTGTAGCTACCTCAGTAAGTCCTGCCTTGTATCTCTATACCGGTCGGAAATCGATCCCCTCTATCGTAGGTATGGATTTGAATGATTTATCAAAATTTTCTTCAGATATAGTTACAAAAAATTTCAAAAATTTGCTTGAGTATGCGAACAATAAGAATGTGTATCTGGTCAAGATAGCTTATTTCTCTCCTGCGTTTGAGCACATGATTGACCGGCTGGCAATAAAATACCCCGATCATGTACTGCTTATGTATACAGGTAAAAGTATGAAATACGCAATTTATAAAATAATAAAGTAA